DNA sequence from the Amycolatopsis sp. Hca4 genome:
CGGCACCGCGGTGAAGGCCGACGAGCCCGGCGAATGGCGCAACAACACGGGAAAGCCGTTCACCAGCGACCTGTCCGGACAGGACTTCTGGACGCTGGTGCAGGCCGGCTACGCACCGCTGGGCATGGTGATGGGCACGTGCGTCTACCACATCGCGCACCAGCGGTTCCTGCAGAAGATGGGCAACATCGGCCAGAACGTCGAGATCCCGCAGTACACCGAGGCGCTGTACGACGCGCGGGAGCTCGCGATGTCGCGGATGCAGGCCGAGGCCGAGCAGTTGGAGGCGGAGGGCATCGTCGGGGTGCAGTTGCTGTCGCTGCCGCACCGCTGGGGCGGCCACACGACGGAGTTCTTCGCGATCGGCACGGCGGTGAAGCCGTTGCGGGCCGACCACCGGATCGCCAAGCCGCAGCTCGTGCTGCCCCTGACCGACTGATGGGCGGCGAGCTGGACTTCCACCTGGTGGCGGCGGCCCTGCGCACGTACCGCGCGGACGTCGAGTCCTACCACCGGGTCCTGGCGGAGACGCTGGGCAGCGCGCTGCCACCGGGGATGGTCGAGGTCGACCGGCGCCGCACGTTCGCCGACCGCGTGGCCGGCCGGGACGGGCAGGCGACGGCGGTGCGGGTGCGGACGCCGGACCGGGTGCTGGTGCTGAGCGCCGGGAAGCACGGCGGGGTGGCGGCGGAGATCCACCAGGTGGTGCGGGGTGTGGTGATCAGCCGGAAGGAAACCGCGGTCGACGACTGGCTGACGGCACTCGCCCGGGAGCTCACCGCGTTGGCGGAGAAGGACGCGAGAGCGCGGGATGCGCTCTCGCGTCTGCTCGGCGGCTAACCGTCCAAACGGGACCAGAACGCGGTCAGGGCGCGCGCCACCGGGTGCGGGTCCGTCACCGGCCACCAGTGCCCGGTACCGGGGAGCTCGGCGAGCTCGGCACCGGCCGCCTCGCCCGCGAACCGGTGCTGCGCCGGCGTTCCGCTGGCCTGGTCGACGTCCGCGAGGGCGATCAGGGCCAGCCCCGGCCGCTGCCGCGCCTTCGCGAGGTCGCGGCCCGCCTCGGCCATGGCGGGCTGGGCGGCCGACCGCAGCAGTGAAAGCACCGCGCGCCCCATGCCGTCGTCCATCCCGGCGGCCACGCGTTCCGCGACCGGGCCGGTCATCCCGAGCGCGGTGACGACCGCCAGCCGCTGCTCGAAGCTGCCGCCGAAGATCTCCTTCACCGAGGCCTCGCCCGCCCCTTCCTGCTGCCACACCTGCGCCCGCGCGTGCCAGACGTAGTCCGGTGCGAAGAGGCCGAGCGCGTCCGAGGCCCAGCTGCGGATCAGGTCCGGGCGGGTCATCGCGATCCGGGCGACGTGCGCGCCGCCCCAGTCGTGGCCGACGAGGTCGACCGGTTCCTTGAACTGCTCCAGCCGCGCGGCGAGCCACTCGCCGTAGCCCGCCACCGTGGCGGAGAAGCCGTCCGACGCGGGCACCCCGAAGCCGGGCGGGGACAGCGTCACCGCGTCGTCCCGGCCGAGGGCGGCGATCAGCGGTCCCCACACGCCTGAGTTCTCCGGGTTGCCGTGCACGAGTACCAGGGGAACAGCCATCTCCACTCCTAACTTGCGTGCATGTACGCAAGTAAGTGTAGCAGCGGGCGGCGCCGGACGGCCACGGCCGGAAAACTACGGCGTGACGGCGAACGCCGCGCGCACCGAGCGCGTCGCCTCGCGGATGAGAGTGGGGACGTTGCGCACCGGGGGCTGGGCGATGAGCTGCAGCCCGGTGCCCCGGACCAGGGCGACGACCAGCACGGCGGCCGCGGCCGGGTGCACGTCGGACCGGACGGACCCGTCAGCGACACCCTGGCGGACCACGTCCGCCAGCAGCTGCCGGAAGTCGGCGTCCCGGCGGGCGAACAGCGGCGCCAGCAGGGGGTCGGCCGCGATCGCCTCGCCCCACAGCTGCAGGAAGGCACGCGCGGACGGCGTCCGCCGCACGACGTTGCGCAGGTACGCCTCGACGATCCGCACCAGGTGCTCCAGGCCGTCCCCGTCGTAGGCGGGGACGTCGAACCGCTGCGCCGCGTCGAGCACGGCTTCCAGCAGCCGTTCCCGGCTGCCGAAGTGGTGGTAGACGATGCCGCGGCTGTAGCCGGCGGCCTCACCGACCTCGGCGAGGGTGACGGCGCGGGACCCGCTGCGCGCGATGAGCGCCATGGCCGCGTCCAGCACGCGCCGCTCGGTCTCGGCGCGTCGTTGCTCCTGCGTTCGCCTCGCCGGACGATCGGTCATGCGCGGTGCTCCCCTGCCGGGCGTAGTGGTCGACGAAGTGTGCCACGCTCCGCCGACCACCGTGCCGGCCGGACCTAGCCCACCGACACCCGCAGGATCTTGTTGTGGCTGTTGTGCGGCGTGCTGTCCTTGTCACCGTCCACGCTGGTCGCCAGCCACATCTGGCCGTCCGGCGCGGGCTCGACCGTGCGGAGCCTGCCGTACGTGCCGTTGAAGAACGTCTGGAAGTTGGTCAGCGAGCTGCCGCTGATCACCGCGCGGTAGAGCCGCGCCCCGCGCTGACAGGCCACGTACAGCGCGTCACGGATGATCGTGATCCCGCTGCAGGAGCCCTGCGCCACCGGGTAGGTCTTCTTCGGCGCGATGAACCCGTCGCACGAACCCGACGTCCCTTCGCAGGACGGCCAGCCGTAGTTGCCGCCCTTCACGATCAGGTTCGTCTCGTCCATGATGCTGTTGCCGAACTCCTGCTCCCACAACCGGCCCTGGGAGTCGAACGCCAGGCCCTGGACGTTGCGGTGGCCGTAGCTCCACACCGCGTTGTGGAACGGGTTGTCGGCCGGGATCGAGCCGTCCGGGTTGATCCGCAGCACCTTTCCGTTGAGACTGCTGGTGTTCGGCGCGTTGGCGCTGTTCTGCGCATCACCCGTACCGGCGAAGAGGTACTTCCCGTCCGGGCTGAACCGCAGCCGGCCGCCGTTGTGGAACTTGTTGCGGGCGATACCGGTCAGCAGGACCTGCTCGGTGCTGGTGGTCAGCGAGTCGGCGGCCGGGTCGTACTTGATCCGCACGATCCGGTTGTCGCTGCCCGAAGTGTGCATGATGTAGAGCCAGTGGTCCGAAGCGAACGACGCCGGGTTGATCTCCAGCCCGGTCAGGCCGCCTTCGCCGTCGGTGCTCTGCACGTTCGGCACGGTCCCGATCGTCTTCTTGGCGCCGGTCTTCGGGTTCAGGTGGACGATGTCGTGCGCGTCGCGCTGGTTGTAGAGGATGGTGCCGTCCGGCAGGGTCACCAGGCCCCACACGACGTCGTCGTCGGTGCCGACCTGGGTGGCGCCGCAGACACCCTGCGACGGCGTGCAGGTCGACCCGCCGGTGGTGGTGACGTCCAGGGCAGGCGTGCTCGGGTCGCTGAGGTTGCCGTTGGCGTCGAAGGCCCGGACCTGCAGGTGGTACGTCGTGTTCGGGGCCAGGCCGCCGAGCGTGGTGCTGGTCGTGTCCGACGTGCCGATCTGGGTGCTGCCGTTGTAGATCCGGTAGCCGGTGACGCCGACTTCGTCGGTCGACGCCGTCCACGCGAGCCCGATCGACGTGCTGTTCACCGCGGTGGTGTGCACGCCCGTCGGCGCGGACGGCGGTGTGTGGTCGTCGGACGGCGGCGTCTTCACCGTCAGCGTGCCGCTGGCCTGCGAGACGTTGCCGGCCGCGTCACGGGCGTTGACGTAGAAGCCGTAGCTGCCGTTCGGGCTGAGGTTGCCGCAGGTCGCGGTCAGCGCGCCGGTCGTGCTCGCGCAGAGCTGGCCGTCGCGGTAGACGTCGTAGCCCGCGACGCCGGCGTTGTCGGTCGCGGCGGTCCACTCGATCGTGGCGCTGGCCGGCGTCACCCCGACGAGCGTCGGCGTGCCGGGCGGTGACGGCGGCTGGACGTCACCGCCCGAACCGTAGACGCCGAACTCCTGCAGCGAGTACCCCTTCGACGCGTCGGTGCGGCAGCGTTTCGTGCCGTAGACCCGGACGTACCGGCCGGTGCCGTCCAGCGACGTCAGGTCCTCGACGCCGC
Encoded proteins:
- a CDS encoding PQQ-dependent sugar dehydrogenase gives rise to the protein MSRLIRAGAIALALAAATITPAAAADPLLSQGKPVTASSSGGCCPAANAVDGNSSTRWASAAGVDPQWIYVDLGAAVHVNRVRLQWDASCATAYEIDTSADHVSWTKIYATDAGKGGVEDLTSLDGTGRYVRVYGTKRCRTDASKGYSLQEFGVYGSGGDVQPPSPPGTPTLVGVTPASATIEWTAATDNAGVAGYDVYRDGQLCASTTGALTATCGNLSPNGSYGFYVNARDAAGNVSQASGTLTVKTPPSDDHTPPSAPTGVHTTAVNSTSIGLAWTASTDEVGVTGYRIYNGSTQIGTSDTTSTTLGGLAPNTTYHLQVRAFDANGNLSDPSTPALDVTTTGGSTCTPSQGVCGATQVGTDDDVVWGLVTLPDGTILYNQRDAHDIVHLNPKTGAKKTIGTVPNVQSTDGEGGLTGLEINPASFASDHWLYIMHTSGSDNRIVRIKYDPAADSLTTSTEQVLLTGIARNKFHNGGRLRFSPDGKYLFAGTGDAQNSANAPNTSSLNGKVLRINPDGSIPADNPFHNAVWSYGHRNVQGLAFDSQGRLWEQEFGNSIMDETNLIVKGGNYGWPSCEGTSGSCDGFIAPKKTYPVAQGSCSGITIIRDALYVACQRGARLYRAVISGSSLTNFQTFFNGTYGRLRTVEPAPDGQMWLATSVDGDKDSTPHNSHNKILRVSVG
- a CDS encoding alpha/beta fold hydrolase — encoded protein: MAVPLVLVHGNPENSGVWGPLIAALGRDDAVTLSPPGFGVPASDGFSATVAGYGEWLAARLEQFKEPVDLVGHDWGGAHVARIAMTRPDLIRSWASDALGLFAPDYVWHARAQVWQQEGAGEASVKEIFGGSFEQRLAVVTALGMTGPVAERVAAGMDDGMGRAVLSLLRSAAQPAMAEAGRDLAKARQRPGLALIALADVDQASGTPAQHRFAGEAAGAELAELPGTGHWWPVTDPHPVARALTAFWSRLDG
- a CDS encoding heavy metal-binding domain-containing protein produces the protein MTTADPAAQHIPEDAMRRLAEMKPGQKTSLFTSDLSVNEFLLVREAGFRPLGLVLGSSIYHVGFQRGRWSENQELERLSQAMYHARELAMSRMEREADILGADGIVAVRLEIEFKEFGSDLAEFIAVGTAVKADEPGEWRNNTGKPFTSDLSGQDFWTLVQAGYAPLGMVMGTCVYHIAHQRFLQKMGNIGQNVEIPQYTEALYDARELAMSRMQAEAEQLEAEGIVGVQLLSLPHRWGGHTTEFFAIGTAVKPLRADHRIAKPQLVLPLTD
- a CDS encoding TetR/AcrR family transcriptional regulator — translated: MTDRPARRTQEQRRAETERRVLDAAMALIARSGSRAVTLAEVGEAAGYSRGIVYHHFGSRERLLEAVLDAAQRFDVPAYDGDGLEHLVRIVEAYLRNVVRRTPSARAFLQLWGEAIAADPLLAPLFARRDADFRQLLADVVRQGVADGSVRSDVHPAAAAVLVVALVRGTGLQLIAQPPVRNVPTLIREATRSVRAAFAVTP